Proteins encoded in a region of the Nitrospira sp. genome:
- a CDS encoding 4a-hydroxytetrahydrobiopterin dehydratase, with amino-acid sequence MGLADNKCIPCRGGVPPLSNDRTQAFLKELGAGWSLNGQGHLERLYTFKDFAQALAFVNKVGAVAEAEGHHPDLYLAWGKTKVEIWTHKINGLTESDFYLAAKADREFEPFRSAAG; translated from the coding sequence ATGGGTCTTGCCGATAATAAATGTATTCCCTGTCGTGGCGGGGTGCCGCCGCTATCGAATGATCGAACTCAGGCTTTCTTGAAGGAACTTGGCGCAGGCTGGTCTCTAAACGGGCAAGGACACCTTGAGCGGTTGTATACGTTCAAGGATTTCGCGCAGGCCCTGGCCTTCGTGAACAAGGTTGGCGCGGTGGCAGAGGCAGAGGGCCATCATCCTGATCTCTATCTGGCCTGGGGAAAAACCAAGGTAGAGATCTGGACACATAAGATCAATGGCCTGACCGAGAGCGACTTCTACCTGGCGGCCAAAGCCGATCGGGAATTCGAACCGTTCCGATCCGCTGCCGGTTAG
- a CDS encoding SUMF1/EgtB/PvdO family nonheme iron enzyme, translated as MLKKSASGVLVARVVFLTTAFCLFSTLFVPHDLWAQGSEHLKRGVVKITAQGEGQQPKVGTGVVVRVDKDVTYIVTAAHVIEGDPKPIVTFFHNPQQPLVAQVVGIQGGDQHGLAALRVVGPIPDGVLALPLDITTKMVGGEALTFIGFPRTLPPWTVSTGTLSGMNGPTLAFQALVEEGHSGGPLLLNGQVIGVVSDTRGRQGYAVPASILAVALRGWRIEARASESMVAQEIIGADGVPMVLIRSGRIPTKIVGVYGGGTVEEVQGPARSVYLRDNLYVEATLVSNARYLRFVETTGVIPLAGLEEHAASLKPEEPVEDVSWHDAVAFCQWADKRLPTEDEWEKAARDTQGRILNDRVYEWTANTYQESRFSSGEPQDPTRKVVRGSLRALNIQKVFGDVDYQVRMYASADEGAPGRGFRCVQDLAKER; from the coding sequence ATGTTGAAAAAGTCCGCCAGCGGCGTTCTTGTCGCAAGAGTTGTCTTCCTCACGACAGCTTTCTGTCTGTTCTCCACTTTATTCGTTCCGCATGATCTCTGGGCGCAAGGTAGTGAACACCTCAAACGTGGCGTGGTGAAGATCACCGCACAGGGCGAGGGGCAACAGCCCAAGGTTGGGACAGGGGTTGTTGTACGAGTGGATAAGGATGTTACCTACATCGTCACAGCGGCACACGTGATTGAGGGAGACCCCAAGCCCATCGTGACGTTTTTCCATAACCCTCAGCAACCGCTCGTGGCCCAGGTCGTCGGGATTCAAGGTGGAGATCAGCACGGGCTTGCGGCGTTGCGAGTGGTCGGGCCGATTCCCGATGGCGTGCTGGCCTTACCGCTCGACATAACTACGAAGATGGTCGGTGGCGAGGCGCTCACATTTATCGGCTTTCCCCGAACGTTACCGCCTTGGACTGTCTCGACGGGGACTCTGAGTGGGATGAACGGGCCGACCCTCGCGTTTCAGGCTTTGGTTGAGGAAGGCCACTCCGGTGGCCCGCTCTTGCTGAACGGGCAGGTGATCGGCGTCGTGAGCGATACCAGAGGTCGGCAGGGGTATGCCGTGCCTGCGTCGATTCTTGCTGTTGCTCTCCGTGGATGGCGGATTGAGGCGCGTGCGAGCGAATCGATGGTGGCGCAAGAAATAATCGGGGCAGATGGCGTCCCAATGGTGCTGATTCGGTCTGGGCGCATCCCGACCAAGATTGTAGGCGTGTATGGCGGGGGAACTGTGGAAGAAGTTCAAGGCCCTGCGCGATCCGTGTACCTTCGGGACAATCTCTATGTCGAGGCAACGTTAGTCAGCAATGCGCGCTATCTCCGGTTCGTAGAGACCACAGGTGTGATTCCCCTTGCTGGGCTGGAGGAGCACGCGGCATCGCTCAAACCCGAGGAGCCGGTGGAAGATGTCTCGTGGCACGACGCGGTCGCGTTTTGCCAATGGGCCGACAAGCGGCTACCGACCGAGGACGAGTGGGAAAAGGCGGCGCGTGACACGCAGGGCCGAATCCTCAACGATCGGGTATACGAATGGACGGCCAATACGTATCAAGAATCCAGATTCAGCTCCGGTGAACCGCAGGACCCGACGCGCAAGGTCGTACGAGGCAGCCTTCGGGCACTCAATATTCAGAAAGTCTTCGGAGACGTTGACTATCAGGTGCGCATGTACGCAAGCGCGGACGAGGGAGCGCCCGGCAGAGGCTTTCGCTGTGTACAAGATCTCGCGAAGGAACGATAA
- a CDS encoding serine protease, translating to MNVLRKKQSSIFLDPPWLWIALFLLLLLLPLAILSPGSLQAQDIAQVKKGVVKITAQVEGKNRVGSGVVVKLDEDHVYIVTASHVIEGDQHPNVFFYAAPHRSYRARVLGLEGGNPSGLAALLVEGKVPSDLAALHLDQTATLSGGEPITLIGFPRAEGSMWTVTTGTLSGRRGTALSFSGTADDGNSGGPVLFQNKVVGIVTEVGAKFNTAVPALVARFALDGWGVRLTEEARQPPTRSSEEQPAPVVDQPMARSLVSGTYQGLTMTLLGGTSVIQTTYQQTGDQVNGTYADNQGDAGVMQGQVQGNIFAGRLASQVYQGMACDFTSEVAAGGKTIQGTVTCNNGNAGSFALERQ from the coding sequence GTGAACGTTCTTAGGAAAAAGCAGTCCTCAATCTTTCTTGATCCACCGTGGCTGTGGATTGCCCTCTTCTTGCTTCTGTTGCTGCTGCCCCTGGCAATCCTATCCCCCGGTTCGCTCCAGGCCCAGGACATTGCACAGGTCAAGAAAGGCGTGGTGAAAATCACGGCGCAAGTGGAAGGCAAGAATCGAGTCGGCTCCGGAGTCGTCGTGAAGCTGGATGAAGACCATGTCTATATCGTGACGGCTTCACATGTCATCGAAGGCGACCAACACCCGAATGTGTTTTTCTACGCCGCCCCGCACCGCTCGTACCGCGCTCGCGTGCTTGGGCTAGAAGGAGGAAACCCGTCTGGACTGGCTGCCCTCTTGGTCGAAGGAAAGGTTCCCTCCGATCTCGCGGCTCTGCATCTCGACCAAACGGCGACTCTCAGCGGCGGCGAACCCATCACCTTGATCGGCTTCCCGCGCGCGGAAGGGTCCATGTGGACGGTGACGACGGGAACCCTTTCCGGCCGACGGGGCACCGCGCTCTCCTTTTCCGGCACGGCTGATGACGGCAATTCAGGCGGGCCGGTCTTGTTCCAGAACAAAGTGGTGGGCATTGTGACGGAGGTGGGCGCCAAATTTAACACCGCCGTACCAGCCCTGGTGGCACGCTTTGCCTTGGATGGGTGGGGCGTGCGGCTCACGGAGGAAGCGAGGCAGCCGCCGACACGATCAAGTGAAGAACAACCGGCGCCGGTCGTGGACCAGCCGATGGCGAGAAGTCTGGTGTCTGGAACGTATCAGGGCCTTACGATGACCCTCTTGGGAGGCACATCCGTCATTCAGACGACCTATCAACAAACCGGCGACCAGGTCAACGGCACCTATGCCGACAATCAGGGCGATGCCGGCGTGATGCAAGGCCAGGTGCAAGGGAATATCTTCGCCGGACGCCTGGCGTCGCAGGTCTACCAGGGCATGGCTTGCGATTTTACCTCGGAGGTCGCCGCTGGCGGGAAAACCATCCAGGGTACGGTGACTTGCAACAATGGCAACGCCGGGTCTTTTGCGCTGGAACGACAGTAG
- a CDS encoding nucleotidyltransferase domain-containing protein → MLPLVPYLEEAMVSQQQIDQAVRILTQAARPVKIILFGSHARGDAGHDSDVDFLVVESALPNRRSEMVRLRNILRPLRIPVDVIVASEAELKEWGHLPGHILYWALKEGKALHEATA, encoded by the coding sequence ATGTTACCCTTGGTCCCGTATTTGGAGGAAGCCATGGTGTCGCAGCAACAAATTGACCAAGCAGTCCGCATTCTCACACAGGCGGCCCGGCCGGTGAAAATCATTCTGTTCGGTTCCCACGCACGCGGTGACGCGGGGCACGATTCAGATGTCGATTTCCTTGTGGTGGAGTCAGCCCTCCCAAATAGGCGTTCCGAAATGGTCCGATTGCGCAACATCCTGCGGCCATTGCGAATTCCAGTGGATGTCATCGTCGCATCCGAAGCCGAGCTGAAAGAGTGGGGCCATTTGCCGGGCCATATTCTGTACTGGGCGCTGAAAGAAGGCAAAGCGTTGCATGAAGCGACCGCGTGA
- a CDS encoding HEPN domain-containing protein, whose amino-acid sequence MKRPRDLALRFLALADRDMKTCRQLSELPDSDDEAIGFHAQQAIEKCLKAVLAGKAIPFRKTHDLVELVDLLQDRLQLTPPHVEMLDQLNPFAVTFRYDLLDLEPVNRTQLRSGVEAIRRWAEQQID is encoded by the coding sequence ATGAAGCGACCGCGTGATCTGGCCCTTCGTTTTCTTGCTCTCGCCGATCGCGACATGAAAACGTGCCGCCAGCTTTCCGAACTTCCCGATAGCGATGACGAAGCCATCGGATTTCACGCGCAACAGGCGATTGAAAAATGTCTCAAAGCCGTTCTTGCCGGAAAAGCGATCCCTTTCAGAAAGACCCACGATTTGGTGGAACTCGTCGATCTCTTACAGGACCGCCTGCAACTCACGCCCCCTCATGTCGAGATGCTCGATCAGCTCAATCCGTTTGCCGTGACGTTTCGGTATGACCTCCTCGATCTCGAACCCGTGAACCGTACCCAGCTTCGTTCAGGAGTTGAAGCGATTCGGCGCTGGGCGGAGCAGCAGATCGACTGA
- a CDS encoding SUMF1/EgtB/PvdO family nonheme iron enzyme, whose translation MNRKVLISLLAGFLLLHFLPVAMPSYAKSIEDLKKGVVRITAKEQGKTTVGAGFIVNLGNEQAYILTAAHVVGLDPHPQVEFFTNRNVPVRATVIDKEGEEATSLAVLVVQGKEHLPSGLNQLAIDYGTPLSGGEDIVTIGFPAGAGPWTILKGAIGSRKGSNLVIDINIDEGSSGGPLILNGSIVGLMAESTRYGFAVPAEVFRKYLVKVGLKNKDEIAGKDGAPMVLVPAGEFWMGTPDGEGNKDEHPRHRVHVDAFYIDQYEVTTARYARFFQETNQDAPKYWSDRVPKQHAHKPVVGVHWGDATDYCAWAGKRLPTEAEWEKASRGTDERRYPWGNEPPSEQRANFHKTEFQNYGVLTDVGSFEEGKSSSSVYDMAGNVGEWVADGYDENYYSKSPVRNPKGPPTEVFGVVRGGSWGNRPYGIRSAFRNRNLSTNRNDDVGFRCAQDVPK comes from the coding sequence ATGAATAGGAAAGTACTCATCTCGCTTCTTGCCGGTTTCCTGCTTCTCCATTTCTTACCGGTTGCCATGCCCAGTTACGCGAAGAGTATTGAAGATCTCAAGAAGGGTGTGGTGAGAATTACGGCAAAAGAGCAAGGCAAGACGACGGTAGGTGCCGGGTTCATCGTAAACCTCGGAAATGAACAGGCATATATTCTAACGGCTGCCCATGTGGTAGGGCTCGATCCGCACCCCCAAGTGGAATTCTTCACGAATCGAAACGTTCCTGTGCGAGCAACAGTGATAGACAAGGAAGGAGAGGAGGCAACCAGTCTAGCTGTGCTGGTGGTTCAGGGAAAGGAGCACCTGCCATCGGGTCTCAATCAGCTCGCAATTGACTACGGGACTCCTTTATCAGGAGGTGAAGACATCGTCACCATTGGATTCCCGGCTGGCGCAGGACCTTGGACCATCCTCAAAGGGGCCATCGGTTCGCGGAAAGGGAGTAATCTCGTGATTGATATCAATATCGATGAAGGCAGTTCAGGGGGACCGCTGATTCTAAACGGTTCTATAGTTGGGCTCATGGCGGAGTCAACTCGGTATGGTTTCGCTGTGCCAGCTGAAGTTTTCAGAAAGTATCTCGTTAAAGTAGGACTCAAAAATAAGGATGAGATCGCCGGCAAGGATGGTGCGCCGATGGTGCTGGTTCCAGCGGGGGAATTCTGGATGGGTACACCGGATGGCGAAGGCAATAAAGACGAACATCCTCGGCACCGCGTTCATGTTGATGCCTTCTATATCGACCAATACGAGGTGACGACCGCTCGCTACGCCAGATTCTTCCAAGAGACGAACCAAGATGCGCCAAAGTATTGGTCCGACCGAGTGCCCAAGCAACATGCGCACAAGCCTGTCGTTGGGGTTCACTGGGGTGATGCCACAGATTACTGCGCCTGGGCAGGAAAACGCTTACCCACGGAAGCCGAATGGGAGAAGGCCTCGCGAGGAACCGACGAGCGTCGGTATCCCTGGGGGAATGAGCCACCGAGTGAGCAACGAGCGAACTTTCATAAGACCGAGTTTCAGAACTATGGGGTGCTCACCGACGTGGGGTCGTTCGAAGAAGGGAAGAGTTCCTCCAGTGTCTACGATATGGCCGGGAACGTGGGGGAATGGGTCGCAGATGGGTATGACGAGAATTATTACAGCAAGAGTCCAGTGCGCAATCCAAAGGGGCCTCCAACCGAAGTTTTTGGAGTGGTCCGCGGTGGGTCCTGGGGCAATAGACCGTACGGTATCCGGTCTGCGTTCCGGAATAGGAACCTATCCACGAATCGGAACGACGATGTGGGGTTCCGTTGTGCCCAGGACGTTCCGAAGTAA